Within Wyeomyia smithii strain HCP4-BCI-WySm-NY-G18 chromosome 2, ASM2978416v1, whole genome shotgun sequence, the genomic segment agcacttccaggaacatcaaattgCCCAactcttccttctttttcgtccaagattcagccagtatgtggactgctgaagttttcagatattgtggactggatttttcaaaaattcaacatAAGTGATCCCCTTagaagtcttctgctggcatttttattttcagttgaAAAGTTTTGGAAGCAATTGGTGGATTCTGGAGTGAAGGATTCTGTCTCTGTTttgcagtggaattgtagaaataaTATCCCCAAAATTAATTCActcaaagttttgattaataaataCTCTGAGAAATTAATATATTTTTCGCCATGACCTTGGCCAGGTATCGAAATTGTCGTGCGTCAAGTGACAGTACTAGGTATAGAGCCTTGTATTGTATTCATtaccccagagcacaggttgggcaatcgctgtttttggattttatagaacttcttccctcatcACGGCCGATTTTGGGATATTTAAACTCCCATGGCGTGGCTTGTGGCTCCTCCTATAATGATAATTGCTTCGCTTTGATCTATAATTATtgcgacgacttcgatatgacaGTTTTAAACAATGGCAATACATACGACATGTGTGTGACGTGTAGATTTCTCTTTATGCTCGatatcgctacggttggattcgattggaagttatacgaggaaaagaTTGCACGTCACTGATTTTGATCACTATTGATTGAGGTGAACTATCGAATTTTGTGTAGTGAAACttaaaaaggtacccgggtactccaTCGAGCACATACCTAATACATTCattcctaaattttttgtttgatgTTCAGTCAAACCAGAACATTCGTAAAGGTTGTATATAATACCAAACCATACTTACAATAGCAACAATTTGCAAAAAGGCAAAATGGTAGATGATGATCGCTGCATAACCTACAGTGTTCCAAGTAAAATCATTCATGGCTTCCATATTGTAGACgcctaaaaacaaaaaaaaagcttgaATACCGCTGCTTTTAAACTATTATCACAGTATTGTCATTCACCTCCAGTTCTTAACAGATAGATCGGTATGATGCACATTAGCGCATGCTGAATCCAGTAGATGGCCGCTTCCATCGGTAGCTGTCGGCTGTCCGTTTCCGGAAACATAAACGCCAGCATCGGTCCGTTCAGGTAGTTCATCTGCAACCGGAAGAGACCCGTTGTACTTTTCCTCGGTTTATTACATGCTAGTAGATAAATCTGCGAATAAAATTAGTAAGTTTATTCTGAGTAACAACTAATACCTTCCAGAGCCTCAAACCTGCATCAACGTGGTAACATGACAAGGATTTAAAATGTAGATAACAGTCCTAGTTGCAAACTTAAAGCCTATTTCGACGCCCAGCGTCAGAGTCATGGTAATCAGCAGAATTTGCTTCACTAAACTAGGAGCTTCGCCGTCCAGGACTGAATTGACAGGATTTGAAGCTGCAGTGCTGCACCGGTGACAACTGCAGTATTCCACTGATGAAGATCGCCGATGGTTGTGCTGCTGAATCAACAGTTCCCGGTGATCTGGTTCCAGGTGGTGACCAGCGGTGCTTCCGCCTACTCTTTGATAATGATGCTGCAGATTGTGGCTGCCACCTCCGGCTGCCAGATGGCTGATGCTACTACTCCGGAAACCCATGGGACTGCCCGCATGCTGCGGGGTACCAACTAAGGGTGCCCTCCGTCGGAATGTGATTGGTTTCATCCGCGCCACAGCAATTTTGATCGCAATTATGCTCAGTGGAATGAGGATCAAAGTTTCCAGCAGCTTGCGACTAGGCGGCAGGAATTCGGCACATTCCGGACCGACATTCCTCGGCACGGAACCGTTAACGCCATCGTATGCCCAGCCGAACTGCATTGCTGACTAGGGGCTGCTGCCGTTTCTGTAGGCTGGTCAGTTTTTCGGTAACTTTTTTGCGAGCTATGCCGTTATACTATAAACGGTAACGTGAGCCGGGGGTAGAGAAGAAAAAATGCACAAAGTTAGTCAAGCAATCAGGCCGTAAATTGAATTATCAAAGAAAACTATGCGATGCAGCAGAGTTGGCTTACTATCGATTGATTACATATCAGGTATCTGTGCTAAACTACTTGAGAAATaggcaaaaaagcaaaaaaaggtTATCAATGAATCAAGAAGTTATCCGTTTGCATTTAATTTATGTTAGGGTTGGCTCTTAGTGAATAGAATACAACATCTAGTAAGTTATTTGGCTGAAAtcagaaatcaaaataaaacGCTCTTGTTGGGAATACTGCGAGTGAATATGGCGAGTAAAGATTGTTGATCATAACATATTGGCTCGTGGTATTAACGTTTGATGTGGTAGGCTCAATATTGCAGAGCTATACGAAGCATATGAGTGATCCAAGCGATTCCAGCCAAAATAATCAGAGAATCGCAAAAATTTATTCGACCATGAGGTAGAttttgatttctctccgccgggattgGGTTAAAGAATgagttttttcaatttcaacatttttaagcaTATTTATATTAAGAACTTATTGGAGGATTCTAAATACCATCTCCAGTAAAGAGCTTATCGAGATTAACATTCATCCGttttcatcattttataatATTGAGTTTGCGAAATtcgaatttttcataaaaatatggTTTTTGCTCAAGTTACACATATGATTTTCCAGCAACAGTCATAGAAAGTGTTGCCAATACTACTCAATTTACTCGGTGATAGCAAAAATGTTAGATGACTAATTCGAAATAAGTAAGAAAAGAATTATTAAGTCATGAAGAGTCTAGACCAGATAGATGATGAGTAAGTTGAACAAGACACTCCAAGGCTCAAAAATCAGTGTAATTAGCTCAATAACGTAATAATGGAATTTATAATGAATGTTACGAATAAGAAACTTAGAAGTTTTGAGTTGCTATAATACGGCACACGCGTTACTGCAAGTGAACCAGAAAACGCAATTCGCGATCGAATATATGTCATTATTAATCGTCAATTATTAAAAGCAAATTATTCATTTCTTCATTTTGTTTCAGCCTTTTCCAGAATATTGTTGAAAAATAAGTTTTGACAAGAGGCCGCCACATCTGTCAGTGGGCCAGTatgtgattttccaattttagcAGCCTCTATTTATTGCTCTCGATTGTGTCTCATCGCAGTGTGATTATGTATTTACTGATCTATCCGCAATCTTTATTGAGTTGAAGGAACGAACGTTTGTAATTTCACAAAATTTTGCATAGTGCTCCCCGCGTGTCGAACGAAAATGAGTATGGTTTTAATACCTTTCTGTAAAAAAGTAAAGagggtattttattttttcattcagAATTTATTTCTCTGGGCTCCCTAGAAACCGGTTCGGTCGTTTTATTTTCTTTCGTGTGCTGTCAGTTGGGTCAAAGATGGCGTCGAAATAACAAGCACTCCGCAAGCTCGTTGTGCGgtttttcgaaacatttttttttcactttatcactgaagaaattattatttttattgaactCCCGTTATATGTGGCTTTGAGTGCGCTAACAGATGGAGTCATTCTGTTCCTCCGGTGAAGTGGAATCGCATCAATTACCATAAAATACTATAATAGGAATATTTTCGGTACACCAACAGACTCCATAGTAATTTAAAGCAGTTATCAAGcaagttttgacgtagaactttgTCTTTCCGTAAGAGTCCATTTTTCTATTTCTCTCGCATCTTGTTAAGCGCTTTAGAAGTAAAATTTCAATCATGTTAGCGAAATGCAACCGAATCGGATTGTGTCTGATTTGTTTTTCGGTTCATTTCTCCTGCGGCAGAAGACAATTTCCGACTGCGAAATAGACAAAGTGAATGGTGGCTGGTGTGGAGGCAGCAGCGAAAGAGCTCATTAACTACTAACCAAAACGGAATTCGGTTTTTGTTCAATGATTAAGAGTAATTGCTCCAATGTTAACACTGTCTTTATCAGAACAAACAATTCTACAAATGAAAGGTAatggtttttctttttataagtACATATAAAACTGGATAATGTGTTGGAAAATTAATGTTGTAAATTTCCTTTTACATTTCCATTTTTACGAAACTTTTAAATTTCCTCAAACCTCTATTCTCagcaaaatacgccaatttGAGACTGAAATCGGATAATATTTGTGCACGCAGCGGTTTTGCAGCATTAAGTTTGAAGCGAATAAAACGGAtggtttatttttattccaaagaCTGGTGAATATagcattttattttgaaatatagGAGTATATGCGTGCGAAGTACGTTCGTGACTGCCGAAAGCGTCGTCAGGAGCAAGGAATTATTCCTGCACCTATTGAAGGACGACTTGCGTTATCAATTGAGAAcgcggtaatttttgttttctacCCTCTTGCTCACTATGTTATGTGTTAATGAATAATAGCTCATGGTCCTACGTCAATAACGCGGTTGTGTGTTAGATATAACCTTCTACTTTTTTCTGTGTATTGCGTGATTTTAATCTGACTGAgctcaaatgtaaaaaaatcgtTTAGGTGAAAAGTCGCAGTCGGAACCGTTTTTTTCTTCAACTACGAGAAAATACGTGGTGAaaattgtcattttagattGCTTGGATTTGTTTGTGTATTTTCACTCGTCTGAAATTTTTCACTAATATTACTGGTGTATAAAACGAATGTATAAAGCGCAGAGTGCAGGTCCACTTCAATATATCTTTTCGAAATTTGGCAGAAACCGACAATATCTTTCCTTTCACATCGGTCACTTGTAATTCCATGTTTATGGAAAAAAGTTgcagaggttgtttataagacacgataGCAGGGTTCatgtagaattacgacagcctgttttACGTATTTGTTGTTAtaggtttggaaatacactTGATTGTGGTTGATGGTGTGGAGCGTGGGTAGAATACCACTTCATCGTCAACACAAAATAGTGTGGGTGGCATTGAATCCTGCTCGATGAAAATTTTATGTCAAATTGTGAATATTGTTTTGAGGTAAAATCTCATTTGAACTGTTTTAATCGAAAATATGTGCTTGTCCTTAAATTGACGGttggttttatttatttaaagctTGGAGTAGTTCGAATTAAGTCTTCGTTCCCGTTTTCTTTGAGAGCAGAGAAACTTGGATATTCTGCAGAACACCTCCCTGGACGATAGTGACGCCAGATAAAACCTTATTCAATTCCTTAACATTGCGGATTGCCAACAGCAGATGACGCGGAATGACTCTTGTTTTATTATTGGGCTGAGGGTATACTGAAGAAAAGACGCGTTTAGTACGCCTCACTTTCAGTATAGCATCGGCCTTATCTCTTGCAACGTTTCCCACCAATTCTAGTATTTTTGCAGTAAGGTATTTTTTACAGCCGCCAAATTTACAGGTACTCTAGCACTAACGTACATAATTTTCACtaagcaccattttgaatacAAAATACCGAGAATTTCAGCCCAGCACGAGAGATACGGGACTTTCGCTTCCCTTGACTATGCCTTTTTCGCTACGACCAGACATTGCATGGACGATGGAGAAAACTGACACCTGATTAGGCTTGAAAATGGTcaacactttcatttgatttcgcttACTTAGTGTGCGTCGCAGTAGGCTTTTACTCGTAAATATTGAACAACCGTCGCCTCTCACACAAAGAACAAAGGTCAGTTGACACTCGCGCATTGAAAAGATCCATATTGTCATTCGCTTAGTTATTTTGGTCTATTTTAGTCTACTTAGttctatttatgttgagaaatattattacaagaccACTGATAtaagtaattttcaaaattttcgaatACAACGTACGTAATTCTTATTTCtatgaaaaatgtcaaaatacgtttgaggaaaaaaaaaacgtcgtggTGGCGAGTACTCGTTTGATATGTTCGTTCAAGATTGTAtttagacagcgagccttgtcACCGTGAGGTAgaaaagaagacgattatcgtaGTGAAAAGTTGTTCTTCCGTGATCATTTACAAGCCTGCACCTGTATggtaaatactacaaggtgtacagtcctagggttgtatgaaatgttgacgtgggactaaatactGTAATTACTGTAACTACAGACATAATCAATTCGTTtttcagtgatttacgtattttatTTCTCACtctcctttcatttttttcagaaatatatttaattacactcgaaaAAACTTCATTTACACCTGGTGATGTAGTGCCAGTAGTGTTttctttgtgcaaacaacatctaacaattacaacgacgttaaagttttaaaagattacttttttgcttcacaagCTTGTTACATCTGCCAACAATtaactgtattacgaagacagctaatataggCTCATTATTTTATtcgtaaagttaaaaataataaaatatctaacaatgttgaaatgtaaaaaaaaagactctgaatagatcttagtaaatggacaaaaaattcataCGCACTTGCCGGCTCTTACTCCTCTATGAATAAGTATTTTTAAGAACTTACTCATTAGAACCGTTGAAAAAATGTTAAGTTCTTGttaagtaatttatggtttttatggtaatcatattcatgagataaacattcaatcaccatcagtagcagcattgcagttttgattgcacgcgaatagaagtcgtgcccgctgcaatgatagacgacgagaatcTAGcagcgctctgctccacatatatgtagtctacggtactgttgcttttaccatcatgttttctttcttttttcgaaaaacttttacctttaagacatcaaattagtgtaggttcatggaagcaaacataaattaacctattgggacggggagacggtcaattttttttggatattgatacagagaatatcgcagggaatggttggtgtctattcatgtcgtctgtgctaggaatgcttgcatgtgattggttcattgttcgcgtaaatttgcccttgatactttttatcgatttttaccgctttgcaatgaaaaaatattgataactAGCGTTTTACAAAATTGATTAACATTTTATTTATCcaccaacatattggttattgttatccatcatgtggttatgctgttattatcgtttgaaatctgacgcaacatttgccagtttcatttccaattttacagaatgcataccagtatagaaaacaaagacgtagtcccacgtcaaaaaaaaaaaaccgcgtaattgtTTTAAATACCTATGGAGAAGGCTAACGCCACCAGCAGGCGGCGTCGCGTAAGTGATAGAATGGACGAATGTGAAAAGAAATACGAAGTGCGTTGCTACTGTTTGTAGGTATACAGATGAACGTTATGCAcgaaactacacgcaaaagttggatggtgcgaaatcAGTAcgaaattgtgcgtttttagcgcaattgttgatgtaattcggaaccagtacaatgattgcgtgttgggcataacgcaattaatgctctagcgtttctccaatgtatttggcagctccaaactactacacctaaacagtttcaactggtgtcaagcagcattgcaaagcgagcgagaagcaaaaccattctcctcctttctgcttgaggacgagacatatgctacgctttttaagccttttgcacacacgctttcgagatactttttcttcttcatgcattcctctgaatagcagcaagcacgctccgacagtatgagtgagactaacaacactggtatcaagtatgtacagcacgggtgtctcgctcatttcgtgaagcaaagagatatcgccttgcgtgtcgcaatccgaaccgaaagagtagcgaaagagcaacctgcaaattgtatgtgacgtgtctagtcttgtcgcacatacatggaaattctattagcgagagagaaatttctctcgtcgcttgagaaaaaagcgcgtgcacagaatgacaaataataatctatgagtagcagtcactaatacactcgacgtgagaaataaagtgttggtatatgatacatattctgatttcattctatgtcaatgtattcgcagtacaactgttgcgttatgcgtttcacacatttattgtgcgatttctgtgcaacatttgtgcgaatcgggaagacacaacgattgtacaagacttcaacttttgcgtgtaaagCTGTAACGAAATACACAGTTCGAAGAAAATTGTTTAATTCCTCCTGTCTGGTACAAATAACAATCTTCTCAAGGCCACAAACACGTTCtagaggcaatgttgaatttttttacctGGCAAATTACGAAATGTGTGACCGTGAATGAAATGCCAATGATATTTCGTAATGATCGTAATGAAATTAACAGACTTTCCGAGTGCGATTATTGTGACAACACCTTCAACTCCACTTCTTAGCactctaaaattatttattcGAAGTTGAAGAACAGCGTGGGTGGAACGGAATTCtgtttggaaatttttttttatcactattaGCAACGTTTTTGTGAGTGGCAGAAAAACAATAACTtctttaataaaataatttctagGCGCCAAAAAGTGCCATTGGTTTGTCACAAAAGTGAAACCGGTAAGTTTGTTTAAATTATCGTCATTTCGGATTGCTGGTCGATGACACGGAATGATTCTATCATCTCTTCACACACTGCTAGCTAGCAAACCATTTACATATCCGGACGGACATATTGCGCGGCTTCCCATACAGAcgggagatccaaaatctagcgCTGTGGAGGTAGATCCGGTGGTCCACCGGTTTCGATCGAATGAGCAATAACCATACAAACATTTGAAATCGCTGCTTGTTACGCTGCGACTTACTGCGACAGTTCTGTGTGCCGCTGGTTGTTACAGTTTTCAGTAAATCATCCTCTTGCTCCGTTGTTCGGATGGACATTGAAGACTAAATTTATATCTGCTAGCTTTTACACATGACCACTGGGAGTGATACTTCCGGTCGGTGTAGTTGTGCAGTCGGGTGCAAAAATAACAACACCAACAACAGTATCGGCTGTGCTGGGGAAaaaggtagtgattggttgtttagtttgatTTGCGCTGAGACTGAGAGTTTTGTTGATATTCGAccttgttttcagctctgattggtagAAATGTGCGTTTCACAAGCTCATATTTTTCGATAATATAACAGTTAGCGTGCTTTAATCACAATTTTCCGAATTCTGGTAGACGCAATCGATTGCTGTACGAATAAAGGAAACACGTTGAAACTGTCTGAGTTATACGCATTTGAAAGTAAGGCGTAATTCTACATCAAAAGCTGAAAACTTCTTTGTTCTTTGGAGCAACCCCCTCTTGACCAAAGTACATTCGGATGGTACTTGTACGAAAAGCGTTGTTCGGCATTGTTCTTTTTCATCAGTTGCTTTATTTGATAGTAAAGTACACTATTGTGCACAGTACAATACACTTGAGTCGAAACTCAAGTTCACAATAGAATCGTTAACCCACATCTATCACTCTCCAAATCTTTGAGCGAATTGCATTGAAATAGAGAAGCTAGAgaattataaaataattgaagcgTGAAAAccgttgatattttttttctaaaaagtgaaTAATTTCGCTATTGATTCGACGGAAACTATCAATAACATTTTTTCACAGCGTTAACCAACTAGCTTATTATTGTTGAAAACTTCCAAATGAATCTCAGGCGGGAAAAAATCAGGATTCCATTCTTGTGtaggtgtaaaataaaaaaatatgctgtCAAATGGCCACAAATGTTATTTCAAGATTTCAATTTTTAGTAAGAATGCAAATTTTCATTCTACGGCCTGTTCTTGTTGTGTATTACAGATTATTATAGACCTTGAAACCATTCGATTAGAGCTACTTGTTTGCAGTTTGCGTTCGCACTACTCTTGTGTTCTGCAAAAGGAGGAATAAATAGCGTCACAAAGAAAATCATGTGCACGCCAAGTTACTTTATAATCCACTAATAAATCATCCATGTAGATAGCTAGCTCATCACATAATTAATATCCGACTCATACGAATGTCATCGCACAGTGCTGCAGTGACAGGAGTTTGATCTTTCACAAaacgaaattatttatttactgGGTGCTGCATTTGGCTGCCAGGTTCCACTTCTCACCTGTCTGACCTAATTGGTTTGTTTTCCGGATTTTTCCTGGGCAGGTTTTCAATTTCCCCACATTCACACACGTTTATATTGGACGCGTACCGGCGGCTCTGTATCTACTGCAATGCCGGTGGTTTTCTGTTTATGAATAAAGTAACTCTCGCTTTGCTGGCAGAACCACCACGTGAGCCGTGAGATGAGTGACGGTCGCACCGCGGAGCGCCGTTGATGTTCGTTGTTTGGGCCCGAACGCGATACTGAAAGTGACCGTCCGGTGTCGGGCTGAAGAGTGCACTGTTTGTTGTATGCTTTTGTCGCTCTCCGACAAAGTTTAAATATTACGCGGTGCTTCTCGAGATAAGAGGCGAGCCTTTAATCAAATTAGAGTGTTTACAATGTTTTTACTATTTAGTGGGACTGACCGTGAAAGTTGATCAAAGGCTCGCTGGATTATTGATTATCTGGCGATAGTGCAACCGCAAAATACCTCAGTTAACAAGCGCTTGATAAAAGGGGTAGAAGTTCAGTTGAATTGAACATTGATGGATGGATAATCGGGACGATACTGTTCTCGGAATAGATAGGGATTTTTTATGCACTGATTTTTGCTCGCGGTAACACCAGACATAtgcaaaataaatttattcGGTGGTGCTATTCTCACTTCAGACGGCACTCGGCGAAAATCACCATCAGCCGTGAGTGTGCGGTTTATTTTGAATAATCGCTTGAATATAAGAGAGCGGCGTCGGgtgac encodes:
- the LOC129721225 gene encoding uncharacterized protein LOC129721225, yielding MQFGWAYDGVNGSVPRNVGPECAEFLPPSRKLLETLILIPLSIIAIKIAVARMKPITFRRRAPLVGTPQHAGSPMGFRSSSISHLAAGGGSHNLQHHYQRVGGSTAGHHLEPDHRELLIQQHNHRRSSSVEYCSCHRCSTAASNPVNSVLDGEAPSLVKQILLITMTLTLGVEIGFKFATRTVIYILNPCHVTTLMQIYLLACNKPRKSTTGLFRLQMNYLNGPMLAFMFPETDSRQLPMEAAIYWIQHALMCIIPIYLLRTGGVYNMEAMNDFTWNTVGYAAIIIYHFAFLQIVAIPTQVNLNHMLCAALKDPFDGPNYRSMAVLHEALLCTILCKLVTFLFNPMPPPIITNPPFIKNGGSLTDPSGGAITITSPLVTASGGHHYVSRPSSRPSSRSSSPAKSVSMLQENNIIIKTSKID